The segment GATGCCAAATGCTGTCTGCAAAATCAATTAGCTCATTGGTAAAGcatattgttaataaatactttgttaattgatttaaaaaaatgactttactCACAATCCTCCAGGGTCTCTTCCCTCTGTGGTACCGGTGTTCCCTGGGACTATGGACTGCATAGAGGCTGTACAGGAATGTGTGTTAGACCCGGAGTGTAAGCGACCGTTCCGGCATCTGGAGTACTGTGTGGACGAGGAAGCGGTGGCTCCCCTGAGTCTGGATGCGCGGCAGGCCTGCATTGATGCCCAGAACAACCTCATGCGCTATCAGCTCCTACAAGAATGCAAGTGTCAGCGAGGGGCTCGTATTGAACAACAGTGTCTGAGAGTTTACTGGACCGTCCGTTTTCCACAGGGTAAGGTTCTCAGAGAGAGTGTGGTGAATGTTGTCAACTACCTGGATCTGCCCTtaattttttctcattaaaaattctgtttaattcagaaatgttttctttccacagAAAGAAAATCAAACTGTTTTAGACCAATATTTCCTCCTGTGAAACAgctataaaaatacatttgaatgataaataattattttgaattaatattttttagaaGTATTACAGAGTACCTTTcaaaaaatttggggtcagtaagaaattagttttatttagcaaggttgcattaaattgatcaaaagcaaataattttacattgttacaaaagatttccatttcaaataaatgctttattttttaattaatcaaagaaaaaaaactgcatcagggtttccacaaaaatattaaagtccccctgtagtcagtaattttatcccttaaaactcatctttgatcaccaaatgacatatttaaacatttttttcctgtgaaaaaaatttcttcctgccttaaaatagcttgaatgtaactctacatccttgcctcatttaatataagcggatcaatgaatatgcaatttagccctgcctccactcacacacgccagctcagagatccactcggtcaacttactgaggtaaccgctgcacaatggtatcgttCTTTACAACATTGGACACATAACAGtaaatatgattagccttttgcttgactatgttatcaaacagttaataatgtgttgctaatgttacacgaACCATGTTCCCATTCACCATGTcggagtcagacagctgccttctaacaatcaacTCAGAACGTAGAGAAAGACATACAGTATACTTAATCATAAcgtcgtaatatacatcatacacccgccatattgctaaatctaaacaatttttcatatcaacagaaaaatataccaggataacctggcttccCCTGCTATAGTTcgctgttaatgatatgctaaagcctgccagcatgttgatgtgattggttacaaggtagtttgtgacgtcacagacactcagcaatggtgttgagatatgaatttgcacatggtttttcttaaagcatattaaaaacaccacatagatatacagtataaacaacattaaaacttgattttcatttttaactgttttaaacactgataataataagaaatgtttcttgagcagcaaatcagcatattagaatgatttctgaaggatcatgtgacactgaagactgtagtgatgatgctgaaaattcagctttgcaatcacaggaataaattacattttaaaatatattcaaatagaaaaccttaattttgaattgtaatattatttcacaacattaatgtttttgctgtgagcataagagacctctttcaaaaacattaaaaatcttacataccCCACACTTGAATGatagtttgtaaatatataagcATGTACTGAATATTcagtttcacccaaaaatatttcattttatagaAGTTAAATGCATTGCTATTGcagtttcatgttttttttcaagACTCCCAAGAATATTCTGTGACTGAACTGCTCATGTCCAGCAATTCCCAAACCAGTGAATGTCATGATGAAAGGAGCAGGTTTAAAGAAAgtgaataaaaaagaataagaaAGTGAATAAGAGGGAGTAAGTAGGTAGCTCCAGAGAAAAGTCATGGATAAAGAATTCAGTtaaatcaaattcaaaatgaatGCTTTTGTTCTGCCGGTCATAAACAGTGAACTCATAGATCTCAGTGGATGCCGTTTGTTATGTTCTTTCAGGACATGCCAAAACGCTTTAATGAGAGTGTTGAGTGAGCTACCAGAGGATTTAGATTTAGGCAGTAATAGCATTTAATGACTGCTCAGTAATGTGTATGAAATGGCAAGGAGGCATAAAACCCAGTCAGACACTAAACAAACGACTGGCTCACTGACAGTGGTATCGTGATTAATTTCGCCATTCCCTCATCTGTTCATTACGCTCGGCGGGACAGACGCATGCATGCAGGAACCGGAATTTGCTTCGTTCCGTCGAGGGTGTCTGGTTCCGTCTTGTGTGTTTGCTCATGAGCAAAAGAGATTACGGCATGCTGGTGAATGACGTCCGGGGGATCGTCAAGGCATGGCTGCAAAATTAATTGATTCTGAGTCCATATTCCCACCCAATATggcttattaatattaaatctcATGAAACAGGAAGATGGGTTCCCACAGCGACTCATCAAGAGTTGTTGTAAATGCTGACTAATCTCAGGCTTCTCCAGCAGTGGACTCGTCATGCGTTTGAGTGTAGCGCAGGGGCCGCAGGGGCCAGAAGGGCCCGGGATGATCAGCAGTCTCAGAAATAAGTGCTTTTAAAACACATCAACTGGAAATGTCAAGTGCTCTTCTGCAAACAAAAAACGTCTGCGCCACAATACGCAAGGCATGTAATTGTGAATGTAGCACACTTGATGTAGCGCCTCCGTAGATTGAAATGTAGCGTGTGTGTCAGCGCGAACAAGATGACAGAAGGGATTCTGCCTGTTTGCATTTGTTTGAAGAGTCTGAGTAtgcgtgtctgtgtgtgtgtgtgggcagaTTTTGATAACCAAAATTTCAGAAAATGTCCCCAAAAGAATATCACAACATGACAAAAACCTCCTTCTGGGGATGTCGACACAAAAATAACAGGCTcatgaaatgtcaaaatgtgtattttggggTTAGGCTAAGTGTTAAGTAATTATGACAAGACtttttgaagaaaatatttgtggTGCTTGCTGATAAATATACCAGCATTTCATAATCCATTGCTAAGGCATTTTAAgttgttgctagggtattcaggaggttactaaggtgttctgggtggttactagggtgttgttaGGCAGCTGTCCTAAGTCTCTGATagattttagatttatttatttactgtagtGCATTTCATACACAGCAGTAACTCATGCAAGTGCTTTACATAGACATACAACTAAGGTTAAACCCATTTAagaataaatgaatacatttcaataaatacaaatttaaaataaataaaaaatttaatttaaactgaataaaaacttcaaataaatagaaaggaaataaaaaataatgaaagaaatataaataaaaattaaaataaaattagaaaattcaataaaagtttaattaaatttttttataaaaaattgtttaaaatatataaaaaggaaagaaaaataatatagtACGGATAAAAAAATGAAGTACAATCAATGTAAGTGGATGATTTATGTAGCACAAATGGGACAAGATATGTGCCaaagtttaatacttttatccTTTTCATccttatatattattttaaatacaatagaTATGAACAGAAAGTCACCAGAAGAgcaaatatacagtacaaggcaagcttgtgtgtgtgtgtgtatgtgtggttTCATACTTATCTTGGCATGCGGCGTCCCCAGGGTTGTGTGATACAAATAGACTCGTCGCTATTTTAACTTGTCTTGATCCAGACCCCTAAATCTGTGAACTGTCAGTTCAACAAATGCATATATCACAAACACTGACCTCTTATTAAAATCCATGAGAACTATGTAAATCATAATCAAAGATATATTATATGATCTCTgcaattttattaaatgtattgcTGTTAATTAGGTGTAATTATAAGGTGTGCTTAATTAGTCTCAAACAATCTGATGTCTTATGGTTGTGTGTATTGCAGGTTATGATGACATTGAGACGTCCCCATATGAAGACATTGAACTGGAACTCGTGAGAAATACTGAGACATCAAAACTAGCCTCAATAGTTTCAGGTACTGCATCCACATCAGTGATACgaccaaataaaatgttttcctcCACAGCTGAGTGCACTGTGATGATGGATGTATTGTGTATCACTGTATGTTTGCATGTTtgtgtttaataatgttttcCTTGTTGTCTTGCTGTTGAATTTATGTGTGAAATATAAAAGGCATAACATGCTGCTTTATACAGAccccaaaaagtatttggataCTTAATTGAAAGTCTCTTTTCCTCTTTCTCAGTGTCATCCCTTCCTCTGACGGATCAGAACCAGTGTCTGAAAGCAGCTCAGGACTGTGGGTTGTACGAGAAGTGCGGTTCCCTGCGCTCTGAGTATGCGTTAGCTTGCACTAAGATCATACCTGGCACGAACCACTGTAACCGGCACAAATGTCACCGGGCTCTGCGGAGGTTCCTGGAACGTGTTCCCGAAGAGTACAGCTTCGGTGTCTTATTTTGCCCCTGTTCGGATACTCTATGTGGGGAGAGAAGGAGAAAAACCATTGTGCCCTCCTGTTCCTATGAGGAACGAGACGGACAGCCCAACTGCCTTCATCTGGAGAGTTACTGCCTTAAAGACATCCTGTGCAGGTGAGATACGTGTCTGTTAGCAGTTGTACATAGTAAAAATATCAGATTTGTAACTTTTCAATGAATCAGCTGAATTGGTTGAATTATTCATTCACAAATATGACTAATTTAGATCAAGTCAACAACTCACTAACTCATTGAACCAACCCATCTTTTGTCAGCAGTCTTTAATACcagaaatgttacaaataaaACATATCTGAAATATGTTTACTGCCTCTTCTGATAAAATACCTTGCACTtctgttcaaatgtttaaaggtcagtatgattttttgtaaagaaattaattcCTATTTATTTaaggatgctttaaattgatcaaaagtgacagtaaagacatttataacatGTCAAAACATTTCTAGTTGaaattaatgctgttcttttgaaccttctattcttcaaagaatcctgaaagaaaatgttttcaccaaaatattaactgttttcaacattgataataagaaatgtattaaaaatatattcaaagtgataaaagccattttaaattgtagtaatatttcacaatttcactaattttacagtatttttgatcaaataaatgtagacttggtgagcataagagacttctttcaacattaaaaaaatcgtaTTGagcctaaacttttgaacagtagtgtatatagtaaaaaatatgtattgtaaAACACACATAGAGttgattttaataaacaaaattttacagaaacatgcaaaaatatttttcagccaaaatatttaaattaatttgtgtttttttatttataaggttcatttatgggacaacaatgtactaaaaatagaGAAGTTTTTTCATTGCGTACAGACGATAAAGTTGTTAAAACAATCCCTGTTCACACAGATCCACTAAAGTGtctaaaaacagtaatataacgtcactttgtaaagaaacattacACACCAATACACTGAACATGTCAATTGCATGCACATGACTTCACCATTATCACAAAGTCATGTTTTTGTAATCTACATAGAGATAACAACAGtatagttttcaaaaacttccACTTTGGAACACAATTCAAAAAGGTGACTGTtttaggcccccaaaacgccatTTCCATGTAAATGaacgacaccgttttcaactaaattTGGAAAACATGTTATatgccgttcatttacacaacaatagTGTTTTGGtagcctgaaaatgcaaacttttgataATGGGTTTTTGAAAATCATACCGCTATCATCgcgtaaacaacaaaaacattgccAGTTGAtattgccaactactggcctggcagcataatacagtgtttttacttgtttttgcAGATCTGTGTGAATGGAGATCATTCTGACAATGTTGTCTTCTGTACGTCAAAAACGCAAAGAAAaaccttttccatttttagtacatcatggCTATAACAAACTGTGCTGGGACACATAAGATAACAACGTTATTAAAAACCTAAAAGGTTAccgtattaaaaaaaaataaataaaaagttataaaCGGCTACATATGGCTTTCTTTGAATGCTTTAGAGCATGTAATGCCATGCCAGAATGTCAGAGACCACATGATGATGTAAAGATCTGCTGAATCAATAATTTAAATAAGTTCTTTGAAAAAAACTGTGTGAAAGAACCAATTTGTGTAACTGATTCTGACATATCACACTGTCATCAGATGTTCTACCCCTCTTTCAAACTAGATAAAACCTCAGCATTGATAACAGCACAGCATGATCATTTCCACCTTTCTTCTTGAAGTACAAGACTTCCTTTTTATCTTCTTCTAGAAACAGATGTCTCTGGCAGTAATGCTTATCTAAGCATCATTAATAGCACAGAACATGCTGAGCTGGATGGAAGAAAGGACAACAGGTCGCATACTATACGATTAGACATGTCTACTGTGTATTTAAACAAggataaaaatgagaaatgtttggaAAATGCAGACACTAACCTTCAACATGACATTTTCTTTAGCGTGGGTCATTGTCTCAAAAAAGGCAGTccttgatatttaaaaaaatcaaatcattcattaaattacTAAATCACAATTTATTCTAAAGCAGtgctgttattgttaactaaaactactaTTCAAAAATCTTCCATCAATTGAaataaatcagaaataaaataagatatgtGTAACGGAGCTGGGATCCAAGTGCAaagcttttattaaaggtgagcgtggtcgtacaggcagggtcaaacgggAGCAGACAGGTACAGCAAAGGACAGGCAGAGACGTGGTCGGGATACAGGCAAtgatcagggcaggcagatatcactcacaggtcggtATACAAAGCACAGGTCAGAGGTAGGCAGCAGAGGTATCGTAAACGGGTAACAGGCAAGATCAACAACAGATAGGCAAACAGGATATTAACGCTCAGAATTGCACACAaagtaaacaagacttcgcgatgaggtggtgtgtgtgtgagtcctttatagtccagatGATGTGCTAAGCTGTATGTGGtgacaggtgattggtgtggagtgtgtgcatgtgactggcagagaggatgatgggaaatgtagtccgggaactgacaggaactgaAGGTGATCACGACAATATGAATATTAGATGAAATGCTTTAACTTAAAAAACTtgactgaaactgaaataaaatgtttaatttgaagtactaaaattactaaaacgtgactgaaaataaaataaagctaaatagcaataatagacaaaattattaaaacctaaaataaaattaaaaaggaaaatgtaaaaatttaagctaatttaaaatattaataaattctattataatatacagtataataataaaataatacatgacAACACCAACAGATAAAGGTTCAGAGGGAGGTagcataaaattttatttaatttttttaaatgtatatttaaaattaaaacaatggcTCACGTCTGAGCAGAAGCCACTGTGAGTTGCATTAGCAGTTGAATGACCAAGCATGCATTTGGTAAACAATTAACCTAAGCTATCACCCACATAACTCGTTTGTCAGTAAACCAGTTACAACTATAGGGTGAACATTACATCACATAATTAATATTCaagacacccccccccccctcatTACTACACCCCTGACAAAAACTGTACACTAGGCTTATAACTTAGAAGAAAGtggaaaattaaattaattcttCCATAATTTTGACTACTTGAAATTTCCACTTTGGTGTGGCATTCAGCACTTTTCTTCTAGTGAAAATTCTTCTAAAGGCAGACTTCATCATCTTTTATTGGTCCAGATAGACTTGTTCTTCTGTAAGGTAGTATCACTTATCTTGTGCGACATTATATATTGCTACTGAAACAAATATCAAAAAGTATCAAGTTGAGATGTTTGCTCATAAAGCAGAACTGCTTATAGattaaatgaactaatttagcaattgatgatctttacaaacagttgaaatgcataattttcctgttatcactgtaaagctgctttgaaacaatctctattgtataaaatgctatataaataaaggtgacttgacttgacttataAGCAGTAACATTTGTTATATGGTTGTTCCAATTTTTTATCTGGGGTGACCTTTTTTGAAACTTGGAAGAATTAGGctctttttcattgtttttaagcAAACGTTCATCGATTTATGATAGAGgaaatctttcatttgaaaaataGCTAAAAAGTTATAGCCCTACTGTACACACTACAAAGAATAAATTCACATGgtataaatcaataaaaatcaGATTTAAGCATCTAATCATGCATTctgtgcatgtatatatttcagAATTTGACATACATTTTTGTTCTAATCAACCTATGTCTGTATTCAAATTTGTCTGGTCCATCAGGTCAAGATTGGCTGATTTCCAGCAGAACTGTCAGCCGTCTTCTGTCTCTCCCTCTGGCTGTCTCCGGGAAAGTGGAGCCGTGTGCCTCAAGGCCTATGCTGGGCTCATCGGTGAGAAACCACCTTGGACGACCTTGAAAAAATGGACGCAAGCTTAATGAAGAGTACAAAACGCACAAATCGATACGTCACTGCTCAGTCTGTActtaaataatattacatttttaatgacgAGCACTTCTGCGTCCTCCTGGAGTGAGTTCGCTCACTGAAAGGAGAATTGGTAATGGGAACAATTGGTCAGAGGATTTTGGGTTCAACTTCATGTTGTGGGTTTACTTTAACCCAGTGTGGCACTTACATTGAATTAGCAGGACAACCTGAGGCAACATAA is part of the Megalobrama amblycephala isolate DHTTF-2021 linkage group LG23, ASM1881202v1, whole genome shotgun sequence genome and harbors:
- the gfra3 gene encoding GDNF family receptor alpha-3 — its product is MILLGILLNLFIIKGSLPSVVPVFPGTMDCIEAVQECVLDPECKRPFRHLEYCVDEEAVAPLSLDARQACIDAQNNLMRYQLLQECKCQRGARIEQQCLRVYWTVRFPQGYDDIETSPYEDIELELVRNTETSKLASIVSVSSLPLTDQNQCLKAAQDCGLYEKCGSLRSEYALACTKIIPGTNHCNRHKCHRALRRFLERVPEEYSFGVLFCPCSDTLCGERRRKTIVPSCSYEERDGQPNCLHLESYCLKDILCRSRLADFQQNCQPSSVSPSGCLRESGAVCLKAYAGLIGTIMTPNYVSNSSTEVSQWCNCEGSGNQWQDCLRILRMFTSNTCLRNAIDNMGSSTPRPVEGTPLPPPRPSPQVQRDELNINLLPEPNAVVESEEDEEEEEEEEEEDQTGGGFNVIPPFSDKATVTNLGSEAGRVHSSTAATLSVPHFLLTVLLLIALRWG